The proteins below are encoded in one region of Silene latifolia isolate original U9 population chromosome 2, ASM4854445v1, whole genome shotgun sequence:
- the LOC141641771 gene encoding uncharacterized protein LOC141641771, with amino-acid sequence MILDPNGLWFRSQTVVRGVTNSTQENMTHGVTCWSNASDEDKEMWFNNFRRVFYWPTDLERLVWQRYNDIGKKRLRDNMYKVSKRKKAPSFMKGSSYEEYTKYRNSPEFKEASARNKINRKGGDKDAEVEPTHYGGSQSFHDRVVLDTKKNKGKVPTIVDLFVDTHAKKTSKGKLIFAKEKDQQLYEQFLVRRKNNPEIDDNELWFDLVEGFQRGDVYGAGSAKEIFYPPTRRRGSISSQQQPYTPSVVSVLQAQLAAGRGGMPRGRGGMPREIFEIREDEG; translated from the exons ATGATCCTTGATCCGAATGGTCTttg gtttagaagtcaaacagttgttcgtggtgtgactaatagcacccaagagaacatgacacacggcgttacttgttggagtaacgctagtgatgaagataaggagatgtggttcaacaacttccgg cgtgtgttctattggccaaccgaccttgagcgcctagtttggcaaaggtataatgacattggcaagaagaggctaagggacaacatgtataaggtgtctaagaggaagaaggcgccatctttcatgaaag gttcgtcatatgaggaatataccaagtaccggaacagtcctgagttcaaggaagcatcggcccggaacaagatcaacaggaaaggaggagataaggacgcggaagttgagcctactcattatggagggtctcaatcttttcatgatcgtgtggtgttagat accaagaagaataagggtaaggtacccacgattgttgatctctttgttgacactcacgcaaagaagacaagcaagggcaagttgatcttcgcgaaggaaaaagatcaacaattatat gaacaattccttgtccgtaggaagaacaacccggaaattgatgacaatgagctatggtttgatcttgttgaggggttccaaagaggagatgtgtatggagccgggtcggcaaaggagattttctaccctcctacaagaagaagagggtcaatttcctcccaacaacaaccttataccccaagtgtcgtgagtgtgctccaagctcaattagccgccgggagaggcgggatgccgagagggagaggcgggatgccgagagagatCTTTGAAATTCGAGAGGATGAAGGATGA